CGCTCTTTATTGTTTTTGCCTTTTATAAGCAAGATATAATGCTCTTTTTCTAAAACAATATTTCTCAATTCTAAATTAAAAACCTCAGATTTTCTCAAACCACCCAAAATAATTAAGAGCAAAATACACTTATTTCTCTTTTCATAACTGCTTCTAGTTCTATAGTTTATAAGAGTATATATAAAAGATTTTAAATCTTTTGAATTTAGATGCTTAGGCAAATTATCCTTGTGTTTAGCGAAGGCTATATTTTTAAGACTAAAATAAAATTCATAATATTTAGTCCTATCCAAGTAATCAAAAAATTGCCTAATATACATCACATATTTCGCCATTGAATTAATCTTTCTTTGTTTAGCTAACTCAAATAAAAAATTCACAAGCATTTCTTCATTGAGCAGTCTCAATCGCTTAACTTTCAAATGCTTGCAAAAATAGTCAAAGAACAAAAACAATACACGCATCATCAAAATATGCTTTGTGCCTTGATTATAAATTGCATGACATAATTTTTCCAAATCTTTAATATTTTCACATTTTTCTAATTCTATTGACAAAAATCTCATTTTTGTAAAATCCCTTACCCCATTAAAAACAACCATACGCTTAAATTTAAAAACAATAAAATCCCTAATCCCTACAAATAACTCCCTTTGACTTCTAGCGAGTGCGTTATTGTCATTTGATTTTTTCATAAAAGTCCTCTTAATATTAAATTTTTTTAATAGAAATTAAAAAGAATGTAATTTATAA
This is a stretch of genomic DNA from Helicobacter pylori. It encodes these proteins:
- a CDS encoding site-specific integrase yields the protein MKKSNDNNALARSQRELFVGIRDFIVFKFKRMVVFNGVRDFTKMRFLSIELEKCENIKDLEKLCHAIYNQGTKHILMMRVLFLFFDYFCKHLKVKRLRLLNEEMLVNFLFELAKQRKINSMAKYVMYIRQFFDYLDRTKYYEFYFSLKNIAFAKHKDNLPKHLNSKDLKSFIYTLINYRTRSSYEKRNKCILLLIILGGLRKSEVFNLELRNIVLEKEHYILLIKGKNNKERKAFIKREMLEKSLDEWLGDSKRLSSFNGRFIFKKSLSNYTQKHCSISNFVLKIFMLSGIENFKQYGTGLHLFRHSFATLVYAESRDIVLTSRALGHQSLSSTKIYIHTAQEYNKQVASIFDNLLSE